TGGCTTTGGTGCATATCTTGAGACACAATGAAATATTCTGGTCATAGTACAAATTTCGAGGTGCAGATTTTTGGTCCGGTGGTATCGAATTTTCGTACTAGGATGCACGATACTTGCAAACAACTAGTGACGTGGTGCGCATCCAGACACCTTAATAATCAATAGGGTTAAGTGGCGAAATGCCCCAAAATGGACCCCAAGGTtttgaaaatgccccggacgttaggAAAAACATTAAAATGCCCCATTCTGTTAGATTTTCCGTTAGAGAGTTAAGTAGTCGAAATTGCCTTTCAGGGTATATTGTTCAAGATTCAGAGTTCAGTATTTAAAATTCAAGGTTCAGAGCTTAAGGTTCACGGTTGGAGGTTCAAGATTTAggattctggtggtggtggtggtggtggtggtggtggtgcggtggtattggtggtggcagcgatggtgatagtggcggtggtggtgatggtagtggtggtggtggtggaggaggcggtggtggtggttgttctaGTGGTAGTGTTTATGGCGGTGGTCgggatggtggtggtagtggtggcagtggtggtggtggtggcagcgatggTGGTTGGTGCTTGTtcgtttggtggtggtggtggtagtggcggATTGGGGTGTTTTGATTAAGAAGGATAAAAATAGAATTTCAAAACTCCTTGACCGGTCAAGATGCTCAATTTTGATCAAAATGTCCCAAAACTAACTTAATGGGGCATTTTAATCTTTTTCCTAATGTTCGGGGCATTTTCACAATCTTGGGATCCATTTTTGGGCATTTTACCACTTAATCCTAATCAATATTATGATCGGAAAGTTAAGGGCTCACAAATAGACGATTAGCCTTTAGGGTTTGTTCCGCATGAACCaccttttttttcctattttaatcatcatcatcaaaactcAGTGCCTCATTAGAATTGCAAGGTCATCATATACAACAGCTTAGGGTTTAAAAAGTCGGTATAATGGCTGACTACCTCCCTATAGAGATAGTTCTTAACATATTATATCGATTACCAGCTGAAACAGTCCTAACATGTAAACGAATATGCAAAACATGGCATAATCACTTATCCCATAGTGATCGCATGAACTTTGCTAAGACACACTTGCTGCATCTCAATCAACACCGGCACGATCACAACAGTCTTAACAATGGTGTTACAGGTTCTAAGGTAagtttaggttttattttcttattgaagTCGGAAAACATAAGACCTACTGGTCACCCACTTTGGCATGTAGGATATGATGAGAATAATAATGGCACTGTTCAGAAAACACTTAGACCGGTTAATCATCGTCTTATTCGAACCAAACAGGAGTACGACACAAATTTGCTTGTTGGTTCTTGcaatggtttgatttgttttGCAGAACCTAGAAGGCGTAACGTCAGAGATCCAATCCATATTTGTAATCCCATTACTAGAGAATGTGTATACCTCAAAGGATTTAACGAAAATATTCAGTACAAATCTACTTGGTCAATACATAGTGGTTTTGGCTACAGTCCTCTAACTAATGAGTACAAGGTCGTTAGAATCTTGTGTTATGATAGCCGCGATCATGGTGCTATTGGACAAATTCAGGTATACACTCTTGGCAGTGGAGATGGGTGGAGAAACAAAGGGGTGCTTGCCAACTACTCGTTAGATTCCATATATGGTGTTTTTTGCTAATGGAGCTCTCCATTGGCTACATTCATCACTAAAAAAGATAATGGCCTTCAATTTGTCGGATGAAAAGTTCCATGTCCTACCATCAGGACCTTTTTTTATCCTACTTATAGTAGGTTTTGGTTTCTCAGATCATGGGGAGAGGCGTTGTATGGTGTCGGAGCTAAAGAAGAATATTTCGATGTATGGTGTTTTAAGATTACCTCATTAGAGGGAATTACTAATAATACCCCAACAACCGCAGCATCAACCTGCAATGAGTATGAGTCTTGGAGCTGGTGTAAGGAGTTCAGTATAACTCGATCAGCGAATTATTCTCCATTTGCTGTCACAAAAGAGTGGCTTAGTTGTAATGTGGGATTGGAGTACTTTTCCCCGAACGAAGACACTATGTTATCATAACTTTAAAACGAATTTTGTAACGTCTCTTAGTGATTTGAATAATTCTATTGAAGTAATTCCTCATACGAACAGCTTTGTTTCACTGAATGATCTTGGAGAAACAACatgtaagaaaagaaaaaagggaatTTGATCAGGTGGCGTGAAGGATCATATTTAACTAGATCGCTACCTCCTCCTACCTGCCAGATGATTGCAACAAGATACTCAGAGAAGCTAGgtctttttgttttctattttataaaGTTTGAGTTTTAACTATTATTAACCGATTATTGTTATCTGTTCATCTTTTATCATCTCTGTTCCCAAACTTTATGTTATTTTCTCTTCAACTTGTTCCATTGGCCTGTGGGGTACAAAATATTTTAGCAGATCAAAGAATAATAATTTCCGGTTCTAAGCATGTGCATGTCAGAGGTGCCCGAACAGAAATTAAGTATACCTAATGTAATGCCACAACCAAAAACAGCCAACATTCTCGGTCTTTAATACATTATGAGATAAAATGATTATATATGGGGACtgcgagaaaaaaaaattctagctaagaagatgatgaaagtgcAAACTGTTTCAGCGGTGGGGGTAACCTCTGGAGAAGCCAACTGAAAAATCCGACACGATTTTCACCATTTACTCTCTGAGTGGAGAACTCCACCAGCATTTTCCAGAGTTGAGAGTTCCCCAACAGGTCCATCCATGTTGCAGTATCAACAACTCACTTGCCCAACAACAGCATATGTACTCATACACTAAAAGTCTGAAAGTGATACAGACCTTGAAACCAGTTACGAGTAGTTTTGAAAGTCATGAACTGCTCTGAGATTGAAAAGAGGACGGAGCAACAATTATATGAtacatttttttaataaatataaaatataatcaatATCGGTAGAAATTAATAGTGTGGTGAATCTCAATCTAAAGTGTACTCTAACATCCCCAGGACAAAAGTCAGATGTCTAATCAATTATGAGTGTTACTTAGTCGATAAAATCCTTTATTTTAAATTACAGTTCCAAAAGAGTGTAGTCGATCAAAACAATCATATGATACATCATAGCATGTAAAGCTCTTGCTTTTTCTAGGTGGACAAAATTAAGGCATGTGTTTTTTCATTTTAAGGCCTATGTGTTTGCAACTTTGTCGATCTACTTGAGAATCACCAATAAGAGGCACTGTAAACTGATCGACTATATTTAATGTTctacatttttcatttttttttgctttgctaTATTTAAGCTATATCAAAGTAAACTGATCGACCATAGTGCTTGGCGCCTTGGCCTATAAGTATGACAATGTACTCACCACAACATATGCTCACAACTCAGCAGAGGTTCCTCTCCAAACGTGTGGGTGCCTGCAAGGACGTAGGAAGGCCTTGAGTGGGGCACAAATTTTTTACTTGAAGTCAGGGGTGGAAAGAAACTATCTTACAGCTTCAAAAGTAATAAAACCTATGACGGTAAACCCCTACTATGACTGCAACCAAGCCAATAATTGTAAGGGTATAATAGACAGAAGGATGAAAACCTCACCTAACAAGTACTTAAGGCTTCATAAATGTTTTTCTAGGTCTTCATTTTTATATAGTGAGACGGTGAGAGTACTGTAGAGATCTGATTTCATTTCTAGGGAAGAATTAGATTTCAAAATGGCGAGGAGGaagattcaaaagaaaaaatctgATAAAGAACAGATTTGTAAGTTTAGAAGGGGGATATGGAGACGCAAGAATGTTAGTGGTGATAAAAAAAGGCAATTTTGTGAAAAACATTACAAAATTTTTACTGATTTTCTAGCATAGAATCCTTCTTGTGTTACTTACAATTGGACTGAATTTCTACCCCAGCAGCAGAAGTTGGagtttgagaagaagatgaagcagattgaggaagagaagaagaagaagctgaatctgaatctgaatcttcCTTCAGATGAACACCGTTGTTGTCTTAACAATGGAATGGGATGGAGATGCAAGAATTTTAGGTTTGGTTATGGACCTCATGGTGCTTCTGATGATGATACTGTTCCTAACACTAAATTTTGTGAAAAACATTATAATAGTTTCAAGAAGCAAAATAATGGATCAGGTGCAGGTTCCAGTAGTGCTACTGATAGAGATACTAGGGCTTCCAAACGGAGGAAGACGGTATCATCATCGGAGGAGGAACATGAAACACAAACAGAAACTCAAGAAGATACTAGTGATGATAACTGTGAGTAATTCTTGCATacttaatgtggaacaaggtaaaagaaagcaatactagattgctataagcaagaagagaagagaattcaagcaagaagagaaagataagttttgtgtttaataatttgattcagtaatagatagctcttacaagacttaatctagcctttatataggcttgaagaataactaaactaggaaacagaaaactaaaaggaaatctaaaggaatcctaaaaataagaaagactgaaactagaaAACCATGGAAgtcaaacctctaagcggaatcttctggaattgtagtatgccctgcatcagtccccccttctagagtaaagctcgtcctcgagttgtccaaacaaaccagaagttcattgtcaccatgaaacgtaaaaatctcttgaacattaaatgtgttggagatattccaatcatttggtagatcaataacataagcattatcattgatcttctttaaaaccttgaaaggaccatatttcttcatcttggttttgttataagtacccactggaaatctctcttttcttagatgtatcatcacgagctccccttccttgaaggttttaaacctcttgtgtttatcagcatcctctttatatttagaattggacttctccagtttagattttacttcattatgtaattcagttgctttgtctacaaaagagtcggctgcagtgtttgtactctgtgtggtgggtaaggctaccaaatcaagagtatgattaggtactttagagtacacaatctcaaatggagttttcccagtagaacgattcacgaagtgttgaaagcgaattccatatgtggcaataacacatcccactgcttactattatccaggcacttagctctaatcaaattcccaagtgatctattaacaacctcagtctgtccatcagtttgcggatgtgaagttgtgctgaattgtagaactgtgcctaagcgcatccataaacttttccagaaataactcaaaaatttggtatctctgtcagaagtgatagactttggaaccccatgcaatcttactacttctttaaagaacaaagaagcaacattagaagcgtcagttgatttcttacaagccacgaagtgagccattttagagtaacgatcaactacgaccataacagaatcattacctctagcagtacgaggtaaaccaagtataaaatccatacttatatcaacccaaggtgcatcaggaactggtaaaggagtatacaacccggtattttgaattgtaccctttgctctctgacagaccatgcatttttgtacgaacttttgtacatcacgtttcaaagatggccagaaatatctttcttcaatcagggcaatggttttatctctcccaaaatgaccaccaagaccactgccatgtaattctcgcataagatgtaaacgtaaagacccttgaggaatacataatcgattccctttaaaaagaaaaccttcttgtataagaaaatcatcaaccccatgagtttgagaactgcattgatcccatagtttgccaaaatcttcatcttctggataaatgtctttgatatagtcaaatgcataactctcattacgaattgtagttaatagatgacttcttctacttaaggcatcacaacttgattcaatttgccacttttatgtctcacggagaaagtgtatttgttgagtgtggaaagccatcgatcatgcattctgttaactttagcagaagtattcaaaaacttcaaagcatggttgtcagtgttgacaacaaattccctatgtataagataagtatgccactgcttaagagattgaacaagagccaataactctaattcatatgtagaccatttcttttgtgcatctgaattcttctcactgtaatatgcaattggatgaccctcctgtgataatactgcaccaataccaacaacagatgcatcacaatctatttcaaaaggcttgttgaaattcggaagtgcaagaattggtggtacaaagcttttctttaagaagaataaagcttttatccattgcttccgtccactcaaacttctccttcttgagacagtcagtcaaaggtgcagaaatagagctaaagttcttcacaaatcttcgatagaaagaagccaaaccatgaaaactacgaacatcacgaatagaagtaggaactggccaatcttcaattgcttgaactttagaaggatcgacatgaataccatcagtagaaatcacatatcccaaaaatgttactgaagaagccatgaaggtacacttcttcaaattaacatataaagagttgtcagcaagaacttgaaacacttgtgaaagatgttggaggtgttctggctcactgcgactaaaaattagtatgtcatcaaaatagacaataacaaatttactgagaaagggttggagaacctgattcataagtcgcataaaagtactaggtgcattagataacccaaatggcatgaccagccattcatataaaccttcacgtgtcttgaatgttgttttccactcatctccacctcgaatgcgtatttggtggtaaccactgcgtaaatccaacttagtaaaaataatagcccgacagtaaatcaatcatatcatcaatacgcgggatcggaaatctataaggaatggtgatgcgatttaatgctctgcaatcgatacacatcctccatccattgtcttttttactaaccaagaaggcaggactggcacaaggactgttgctaggtcgtatcaaaccctttgtaagcaaatcatttacctgtccctgtaatatctcatgctcagcaggactcaagcgatagtgtgcttggtttggtaaagaggctccaggaataaaatcgatgcagtgttgaatattccgtaaaggaggtaatgcagttggtagttcatctggaaataaaacattatattgaaataataagggcttcacctttgcaggcaactcaatcataggcttagaatcttcatgggaatgtaaagaatgttgtgggtgcaaagaacgaataacagtggctacgacagcatcagtctgcgcacaagagtttgaagtggaattggatggactaagaaccttggttttcccattatgaacaaaagtgtaagtattctcgaatccattgtgaaccgcgtgaagatcgtattgccaaggtctgccaagaagaagatgggttgtcgtcatattaatgacatcacatagaactgtgtcttcataaccctcaaaagagaatgacacataacactgaagagtaatcttctgtgtgctagaggcattaacccatcctacagtgtaaggttctggatgagaagttactggtagttcaagcttcttaactacgtgatcagcaatatcaattatcatcttgcagattttacccccaatataacatcttgatttaaaaatactgtgtctctgagacttgcattgttgagtaagaaataatggacgaatcatcccaacaaaatcgtcgtcatcaccaggtgagtcttcatcttcgaactcattaagcgcaccagtgacttcattaatgaactgaggctcaccaatcaaagcattgaatttccgacaatcactagaagtgtgccccgattgctgacatttattgcacttatctccacgaaattttgtataagcattattagctcgctgttacggtggaaattgttgttgactgttatgaaaccgattccctgtagtaggaggagttggttgcagagagtgagactgctgacccggctgaagatcaattggattggctaagataggtgtagccagaggtggagtataaggcacaatatggctaggttgtcgatgtgaatggctaacatcatcataaggaggcctgggaatattcaaaacagtatctggagaaaagttttgagatgaattggtagccctgtaagtattttgataac
This is a stretch of genomic DNA from Papaver somniferum cultivar HN1 chromosome 1, ASM357369v1, whole genome shotgun sequence. It encodes these proteins:
- the LOC113273334 gene encoding putative F-box protein At3g52320, producing the protein MADYLPIEIVLNILYRLPAETVLTCKRICKTWHNHLSHSDRMNFAKTHLLHLNQHRHDHNSLNNGVTGSKVSLGFIFLLKSENIRPTGHPLWHVGYDENNNGTVQKTLRPVNHRLIRTKQEYDTNLLVGSCNGLICFAEPRRRNVRDPIHICNPITRECVYLKGFNENIQYKSTWSIHSGFGYSPLTNEYKVVRILCYDSRDHGAIGQIQVYTLGSGDGWRNKGVLANYSLDSIYGVFC